A single genomic interval of Spirosoma taeanense harbors:
- the rpe gene encoding ribulose-phosphate 3-epimerase, with protein sequence MTQPLIAPSLLAADFANLQRDLELINRSEADYLHFDVMDGEFVPNISFGFPVLEAVRRHCRKPLDVHLMIAKPERYIDAFAEGGAASISVHYEASIHLHRTLSRIREMGCRAGVALNMQTPVSLLEDVVDVIDVVLVMTINPGFGGQKLLPLSIPKIRKLRRMLTDAGSSALIEVDGGITLDNAPTLLSAGADMLVAGSSVFGADDPLEAIRQLKNSRQLMVA encoded by the coding sequence ATGACCCAGCCACTCATCGCGCCTTCGCTTCTTGCCGCCGATTTTGCGAACCTGCAACGGGATTTGGAACTCATTAACCGCAGCGAAGCGGATTACCTGCACTTCGACGTAATGGATGGGGAGTTTGTTCCGAACATTTCGTTTGGATTTCCGGTGCTGGAAGCCGTTCGTCGGCATTGCCGGAAGCCCCTGGATGTTCACCTGATGATTGCCAAACCCGAACGGTATATTGACGCATTTGCCGAAGGCGGAGCCGCCAGCATTTCGGTGCATTATGAAGCTAGTATTCACCTGCACCGGACGCTGTCCCGAATCCGGGAGATGGGCTGCCGCGCCGGTGTGGCCCTCAATATGCAGACGCCCGTCAGCCTGCTCGAAGATGTAGTGGACGTTATTGACGTGGTGCTGGTAATGACCATAAACCCAGGCTTTGGCGGTCAGAAGCTGCTGCCGCTGTCTATTCCCAAAATCCGTAAACTACGCCGGATGCTGACCGACGCCGGGAGTTCGGCCCTGATTGAAGTTGACGGCGGCATTACGCTCGACAATGCCCCTACCCTGCTCAGCGCCGGTGCCGATATGCTGGTAGCGGGCAGTTCTGTTTTCGGCGCCGACGATCCGCTGGAAGCAATCCGGCAGTTGAAAAACAGCCGTCAGCTGATGGTCGCCTGA
- a CDS encoding alpha-amylase family glycosyl hydrolase, whose product MKKSYLVVVLSALVLMTACSQYQQAQSDSITSPADTSASGAPPAPEWSKNATIYEVNTRQFSPAGNFKAVEAQLPRLKELGVDILWLMPIYPISQKNKKGSLGSPYAVADYKAINPEYGTLADFKSLVRRAHALGLRVILDWVPNHTGWDHVWVKQHPDWYTQINGKMTTPIDPKTNKPTDWTDVVDLNYDNPAMRRGMIDAMQYWIKECDIDGYRCDVAGFVPNDFWAQLRPELDKLKTVFMLSEWEDEPDQFRSCFNMNYGWSMHTMMKAIAQGARPATGLDSLREANQQRFPNWYYQMLFTQNHDENTWNGTLVESFGPAADAFVVLCSTLEGMPLVYNGMEANLNRRLAFFEKDSIEWGTYPKSDFYKTLLTLKHRNRALWNGLMGGRAEKIITDHDDKIYAFTRQRDNDRVTVLLNLSNLPQTFQLTGNGYEGLYTEVFSRQPMELKPDMTLTLKPWEYKVLTN is encoded by the coding sequence ATGAAAAAATCTTACCTGGTTGTTGTTCTCAGCGCGCTCGTGCTGATGACGGCCTGCAGCCAGTATCAACAGGCTCAGTCCGACAGCATTACCTCGCCAGCCGATACGTCGGCTTCCGGTGCCCCACCCGCCCCCGAATGGTCTAAAAACGCAACAATCTACGAAGTCAATACCCGTCAGTTTTCGCCCGCGGGTAATTTCAAGGCCGTTGAAGCGCAGCTGCCGCGCCTGAAAGAACTAGGCGTCGATATTCTCTGGCTGATGCCCATCTACCCGATTAGTCAGAAAAACAAAAAAGGTTCGCTGGGCAGTCCATATGCCGTTGCCGATTATAAAGCGATCAACCCTGAATACGGTACGCTGGCAGATTTTAAATCGCTGGTTCGGCGGGCTCACGCCCTGGGCCTGCGCGTCATTCTGGACTGGGTGCCTAACCATACCGGCTGGGACCATGTGTGGGTAAAGCAGCATCCCGACTGGTACACCCAGATCAACGGAAAAATGACGACGCCTATTGACCCCAAAACAAATAAGCCAACCGACTGGACCGACGTTGTTGATCTCAACTATGACAATCCGGCGATGCGCCGGGGCATGATTGACGCCATGCAGTACTGGATCAAAGAATGTGACATTGATGGGTACCGCTGCGATGTGGCCGGTTTTGTTCCCAATGATTTCTGGGCGCAGCTTCGCCCCGAGCTGGATAAACTAAAAACAGTATTCATGCTTTCGGAATGGGAAGACGAACCCGATCAGTTCAGAAGCTGCTTCAATATGAATTACGGCTGGAGTATGCACACCATGATGAAAGCGATTGCGCAGGGCGCGCGTCCCGCAACCGGCCTCGACTCACTCCGGGAGGCCAACCAGCAACGCTTTCCGAACTGGTACTACCAGATGCTCTTCACCCAGAATCACGACGAAAACACCTGGAATGGTACGCTGGTGGAATCCTTCGGGCCGGCTGCCGACGCCTTTGTAGTGCTGTGCAGTACACTGGAAGGTATGCCCCTGGTCTACAACGGCATGGAAGCCAACCTGAACCGACGACTGGCCTTTTTCGAGAAAGATTCGATCGAGTGGGGTACCTACCCGAAAAGCGATTTCTATAAAACGCTGCTGACGCTGAAGCACCGCAATCGCGCACTCTGGAATGGGCTGATGGGCGGCCGGGCCGAGAAGATCATCACCGATCACGATGACAAGATCTATGCCTTTACCCGGCAGCGTGATAATGACCGCGTCACAGTGCTGCTCAACCTGAGCAACCTTCCGCAGACGTTCCAGTTGACGGGCAATGGTTACGAAGGGCTGTACACAGAGGTTTTTAGCCGCCAGCCCATGGAACTTAAGCCCGATATGACCCTCACGCTAAAACCCTGGGAGTATAAGGTGCTGACTAATTAA
- the ligA gene encoding NAD-dependent DNA ligase LigA, which translates to MTPQERISELTERLNYYNHQYYQNSVSEVDDFTFDQLLQELTDLEKQYPDLRRSDSPTARVGGTISKEFATVYHRFPMLSLGNTYSETELVEFDNRVRKGLRDAPYEYICELKFDGVALSLTYENGVLVQGATRGDGIRGDDITNNIRTIRTLPLRVGYNQQSHVDVPALFEVRGEGFLPLAEFERINKEREDIGEPLLANPRNAASGTFKQQDSAIVAQRRLDCYLYSFLSEPEVFQTHEESLIALKNWGFNVSPTWRKCADIRAVMMYINEWETKRFDLPLGTDGIVIKVNRYDQQRELGYTAKSPRWAIAFKYKALAASTTLNGIQYQVGRTGAVTPVAMLTPVLLAGTVVKRASLHNANEIERLGVRLHDTVFVEKGGEIIPKITGVDLNRRTDLSEPIQYPTTCPACGTPLVRKEGEAHFYCPNEKGCPPQRQARFEHFIQRRAMNIESLGEGKIQLLIERGLVQSPDDLYRLTNADLLGLEKAYADEETGKVRVVKFGQKTVDNILSAIERSKQQPFPNVLFALGIRYVGNTTAERLADYFGSMDALMNAPLETLANVPDVGPRIAQSVAAWFTDSDNVTFVEGLRAAGVQFASDRKIVEPEGEGLAGKTFLYTGTFANFSREELEAKIAANGGKLLSGISKKLNYLIVGENAGPSKLEKAQKLNVPTISEAEFMAMLEA; encoded by the coding sequence ATGACGCCCCAGGAACGCATCTCCGAACTAACCGAGCGGCTGAATTATTACAACCATCAGTACTACCAGAACAGCGTTTCGGAAGTAGACGATTTTACTTTCGATCAGCTGCTTCAGGAACTAACCGATTTAGAAAAACAGTACCCCGATCTGCGTCGGTCCGATTCGCCAACGGCCCGCGTTGGCGGCACTATCAGTAAGGAGTTTGCGACGGTCTATCACCGTTTCCCCATGCTGTCGCTGGGCAACACCTACTCGGAAACCGAACTTGTTGAGTTCGACAATCGCGTTCGAAAAGGGCTGCGCGACGCGCCTTATGAATACATCTGCGAACTTAAATTTGACGGGGTAGCGCTCAGCCTGACTTACGAGAACGGGGTGCTGGTGCAGGGCGCAACCCGGGGCGATGGTATCCGGGGCGACGATATTACCAATAACATCCGCACGATCCGGACGCTGCCGTTGCGGGTGGGCTATAATCAACAGTCACACGTGGATGTGCCGGCGCTGTTCGAGGTACGGGGGGAGGGCTTTTTGCCGCTGGCGGAGTTTGAGCGTATCAACAAAGAGCGCGAGGACATCGGCGAGCCGCTGCTGGCGAACCCACGTAATGCCGCGTCCGGCACGTTTAAACAGCAGGATTCGGCCATTGTAGCCCAGCGCCGGCTCGACTGCTATCTCTACTCGTTTCTGTCGGAGCCGGAGGTGTTTCAAACGCACGAAGAAAGCCTGATTGCCCTGAAAAACTGGGGCTTCAACGTATCGCCCACCTGGCGAAAATGTGCCGACATCCGGGCTGTAATGATGTATATTAATGAATGGGAAACGAAACGATTTGACCTGCCGCTCGGCACCGATGGGATCGTGATTAAAGTGAACCGCTACGATCAGCAACGTGAACTGGGCTATACGGCCAAAAGTCCGCGCTGGGCCATTGCCTTTAAATATAAAGCTCTGGCCGCCAGCACAACGCTCAATGGCATCCAGTATCAGGTGGGTCGTACGGGTGCCGTTACGCCCGTTGCTATGCTGACGCCGGTTCTTCTGGCTGGTACGGTAGTGAAGCGGGCGTCGCTGCATAACGCCAACGAAATCGAACGGCTGGGCGTTAGGCTGCACGACACCGTATTCGTCGAAAAAGGCGGAGAGATCATCCCCAAGATTACGGGTGTGGACCTCAATCGGCGCACAGACCTGAGCGAACCGATTCAGTATCCAACAACCTGCCCAGCCTGCGGAACGCCCCTGGTCCGGAAAGAAGGGGAGGCTCATTTTTACTGCCCTAACGAAAAGGGGTGCCCTCCGCAGCGGCAGGCCCGCTTCGAGCATTTTATCCAGCGCCGGGCCATGAACATCGAAAGCCTGGGTGAGGGTAAAATTCAGTTGCTCATTGAGCGCGGGCTGGTGCAGTCGCCCGACGACCTTTACCGACTGACCAACGCGGATTTGCTCGGCCTCGAAAAAGCGTACGCGGACGAAGAAACCGGGAAAGTTCGGGTGGTGAAGTTCGGGCAGAAAACCGTCGATAACATCCTGAGCGCTATTGAACGCTCGAAACAGCAGCCGTTTCCGAATGTGTTGTTTGCGCTGGGTATTCGTTACGTAGGTAACACAACCGCCGAGCGACTGGCCGATTATTTTGGCTCCATGGATGCCCTGATGAACGCTCCCCTGGAAACGCTGGCTAATGTGCCGGACGTTGGTCCGCGGATTGCCCAGAGCGTAGCGGCCTGGTTTACGGACTCCGATAATGTGACTTTTGTAGAAGGGCTGCGGGCGGCCGGTGTGCAGTTTGCCAGCGACCGGAAAATCGTGGAACCCGAAGGCGAGGGACTGGCTGGTAAGACCTTTCTATATACAGGTACGTTCGCCAATTTTAGCCGGGAAGAACTCGAAGCCAAGATTGCGGCTAACGGGGGCAAGCTCCTGAGCGGAATTTCCAAAAAGCTCAACTACCTGATTGTGGGAGAAAACGCGGGTCCGTCGAAGCTCGAAAAGGCGCAGAAGCTCAATGTGCCAACAATTAGCGAGGCTGAGTTTATGGCGATGCTCGAGGCATAA
- the dapA gene encoding 4-hydroxy-tetrahydrodipicolinate synthase, producing the protein MNTNFYGVGVAIVTPFNADHSVDFDGFGRIVQHVSDGGVRYIVLQGTTGESPTVTKQEKKQLLQYLKENNPKNLPIIYGVGGNVTADVVAGMKDIDFDGVDAILSVCPYYNKPGKRGVLEHFTRIADACPVPVILYNIPFRTGINMSAETICELAQHPNIIGVKEASCVIEQCMEIARDKPNDFLLISGDDVQAVPIISIGGVGVMSVIANAFPAKFSAMIDAALQGDFAFAQKELAHFLRIDPLLYEEGNPVGVKNILEIMGLISAEVRLPLMKASDDLSERQRAVLQRDGLLELVA; encoded by the coding sequence ATGAATACCAACTTCTACGGCGTCGGCGTCGCTATCGTAACGCCTTTCAATGCCGATCATTCCGTTGACTTCGACGGCTTCGGCCGCATCGTCCAACACGTCTCCGATGGGGGCGTCCGCTACATTGTCCTGCAGGGTACGACCGGTGAATCGCCCACGGTCACTAAGCAGGAAAAGAAACAATTGCTGCAATACCTCAAGGAAAACAATCCGAAAAACCTGCCTATCATCTATGGCGTGGGGGGTAACGTAACGGCCGACGTCGTAGCGGGCATGAAGGATATTGATTTTGACGGCGTTGACGCAATCCTGTCGGTCTGCCCGTATTATAATAAACCTGGCAAGCGCGGGGTGCTGGAGCACTTTACGCGGATCGCCGACGCCTGCCCAGTGCCGGTTATTCTCTATAATATTCCGTTCCGGACGGGGATTAACATGAGTGCCGAAACGATCTGCGAGCTGGCCCAGCACCCAAACATTATCGGCGTAAAGGAAGCCTCGTGTGTGATCGAGCAGTGCATGGAGATTGCCCGCGACAAACCCAACGATTTTCTGCTGATCTCGGGCGATGACGTACAGGCCGTTCCAATCATCAGCATCGGGGGCGTTGGTGTTATGTCGGTAATTGCCAATGCATTCCCGGCCAAATTCTCGGCCATGATCGACGCTGCCCTGCAGGGCGACTTTGCGTTTGCGCAAAAAGAACTCGCTCATTTTCTGCGCATAGACCCGCTGTTGTATGAAGAGGGTAACCCCGTGGGTGTCAAGAATATACTCGAAATTATGGGGCTGATTTCGGCCGAGGTGCGCCTGCCGCTCATGAAAGCTTCCGACGATTTGAGCGAACGTCAGCGCGCCGTTCTCCAGCGCGATGGATTGCTGGAACTGGTAGCCTGA